A single window of Liolophura sinensis isolate JHLJ2023 chromosome 6, CUHK_Ljap_v2, whole genome shotgun sequence DNA harbors:
- the LOC135466609 gene encoding LOW QUALITY PROTEIN: 5-hydroxytryptamine receptor 1F-like (The sequence of the model RefSeq protein was modified relative to this genomic sequence to represent the inferred CDS: substituted 1 base at 1 genomic stop codon) yields MSGHDFATVTIYLGILMFLGVFGNLIVWYVYYFRFKKTPSNYFVLCLATLDCXRVCSRPPFEIYDVTKPLMFNMPVACKIMRFLETITTVASGITLVAVAHDRHRKVFKPFKRISNKQAKIVSCVAVAIGLFVAWPAILIYGSHQVKANDSELFGISCSLSDCVRDSIYPKLYSGFLLLLFFGSVGVLIVLYTKVGLEIRKRGNMRLSQTPTSYRAHEASMSMEVADEESSSGECVTGKNKRRDKKYRMPSFPKLTTQRSNSCEPKRPMKIKSTDEPNSPRDVNNSVAVRSGYNPGKTTRILFCVSVAFVLSFLPYVIVKIVQAATENFDVSQSKAASLAYNFATRSFVINAAVNPIIYSYLNESFRDECKGFIYRCFKPFKK; encoded by the coding sequence ATGAGTGGCCATGACTTTGCTACCGTGACCATATACTTGGGGATACTGATGTTTCTAGGAGTCTTTGGAAATTTAATAGTCTGGTACGTGTACTACTTCCGGTTCAAGAAAACACCGTCTAACTATTTTGTCCTCTGCTTAGCCACTCTCGATTGCTGACGTGTCTGTTCGCGTCCACCGTTTGAGATTTATGACGTCACTAAGCCGCTGATGTTCAACATGCCCGTGGCCTGTAAGATAATGAGGTTTCTGGAGACCATTACAACTGTGGCGTCTGGAATAACACTGGTCGCTGTTGCCCACGACAGACATCGGAAGGTTTTCAAGCCCTTTAAGCGGATATCCAACAAACAAGCTAAGATAGTGAGCTGTGTAGCGGTGGCTATTGGATTATTTGTGGCCTGGCCAGCGATTCTCATTTATGGATCTCACCAAGTGAAGGCAAATGATTCAGAGTTATTTGGAATATCGTGTTCACTGAGCGACTGCGTACGAGATAGTATATATCCCAAACTTTATTCTGGCTTCTTGCTGCTTCTGTTCTTCGGTAGTGTTGGGGTGCTGATCGTCCTGTATACCAAGGTAGGACTGGAAATCCGAAAACGTGGAAACATGCGTCTCAGCCAAACGCCCACATCTTATAGGGCACATGAGGCTTCCATGAGCATGGAAGTCGCAGACGAAGAAAGCAGTAGCGGCGAATGTGTCACGGGCAAGAATAAAAGACGAGACAAGAAATACAGGATGCCGTCTTTTCCTAAACTCACAACTCAGCGAAGCAATAGCTGTGAGCCAAAACGTCCAATGAAAATAAAGTCCACAGACGAACCTAACAGTCCGCGTGATGTAAACAATTCCGTGGCAGTCCGCTCCGGATACAATCCAGGAAAGACAACTCGCATACTATTCTGCGTTTCCGTGGCATTCGTCTTAAGCTTCCTGCCTTACGTAATCGTGAAGATAGTCCAAGCGGCTACCGAAAACTTTGACGTGTCTCAGAGCAAAGCCGCCTCGTTGGCGTATAACTTCGCCACTCGCTCTTTCGTCATCAATGCCGCGGTTAATCCAATCATTTATAGCTATTTGAACGAGTCGTTTCGTGATGAGTGTAAAGGATTTATATATAGGTGCTTTAAGCCATTCAAAAAGTGA